GTACTCGAACCCGTCGCATTGTGCTCGGAACGCGAATCGCCGCACCTTGTCGTAACCGCCTTTCTTTACACCCTGGCTTAGTAGCTCTCCCTTTTCCACATCCTGAAGGGAAAGCTCGCCTTCGCCCCATCTATGTGACAGGATGGCGTACTGGGGTGTTTGGCCCTCGGCGAATTCTTCCAAAGTAAGGGTGCCGGTGTTTAGCAGACGCATAGTTTACAACAACGTAGTTTGACACGATTGTTTCAGAGGCAGGGCCATGAAAGAAATGAAGGTGAAGCTTTGGTATGTAGGTATCCTGGCCTCACCGAGACGGAGATAGACAAAGAGAGCCCTCGAGAATATTTTGCAGTAGGAAGTTATGTTCAGTGGCCTCTGACTAAAAGACTTTTTGCTGTGTAATGGATTTCCACTGACTCAGGCCGAAAATGATAGGCCCATAATTCTGGAATACTCACGGGCGAGGGAATTAGTGTTGTGCTGGAGGAGAATTCATCGATTCAGCGTTATAAGAAAGCTAGCATCTAGCCCAACTAGAAGAATCTCACCTCGATTTCTTCCCCTCCCCCGCCATGCAAGCCGCAAGtcgggacatggaggatTTGGGCTCCAAGTGTCAACGGGATGTGCTGGCCTTGGGACAGTGCCACTTCACTGGCTGCTGCATGTCGACGTTGCGCGACCGCCTCGCTTCGGTGCTCTCAGCCAACCAGGAGCGAAGTTTCAAGCACCATGCAGCCAGTCATGTGAATTCCAACAAGTCAGACGAAAGCCGACATCTATGTCGCGTCGGGCACACTGGCGAGCGGTTACGTGGCGTAATTCGAGCAGCTGGATGTGGATTTGATGCTCGTAGGTTGTGACAACGACCGCGGCTGTGCCTTTTGCCGTGAATGTGCAAAGCCGAGAGCGCATCTGTCGCAAACGAGGACGTGGCTAATTTTGAACAACACGCTTGTAATTTTGAAGAGCATGACTGGATTCCCCGCTGCAAGTTGTTCAGATGAAATGTGGAACGAAACAAAAAAGTATCGACTTCACCCTGCTAGTTTTGACTCAGGGTAAGGGGTCTGGGCTATGATGTATGCATGGCTGCAAGGACAAACTAGCAagactacatatgtaatAACTTGAGATCAGACATTGTTAGCCCATCACTTCTTGACATCAATAGCCTCATCTGATGCACATGGTAGCCTCTGATGATCACGATTCACATGCATGACACTGGCTGTCAACGAATAGAAGTAGAACCAGATTGATTTGCATTGGAGCGCCTCGTTTTTGTTTACCCGTGCCCAGAGTCAGCTTCCCAAGTCTTAATCTTTACCAACTGGTTGCAACCTGAACCTTGCTCGCAATTATGAGGAATGAAGTGAAACTGTCTGAGAAACATATTACAAACTCTACCAAAACATTCATACGCATTCAGTTACTCTAATtcctctctctttctcttctttgacAAGCTTCCATTCGGCCTCCTTCCGATCACAGGGTTTGGTGCTTCTGTAGGTGCGTCTGCGACAGAGCAAGACGGGACCGCATTAGAGTCCGGCTTTTGCTTGCTCCTAGTTGGCCCCCCATCTACTACCTCCCTTTGAGTCACCTTTTGATCCTCTGCTAGCGAGAGCCCAGGCATGAAGGAATTGGACTGTTTTGCAGAGTTGTTAAGCGCGGGGATCATGGATTCGGGGAGAGTAGATCCTATATCCTCGGAGGCATCATTACAGTGTGCCTCGCCAAATCGCCGTGAAAACTCAGAGAGATCTCTAAGCGTCTTCTCAGAAACGCTGGGTCTGATTTTCTTGAGCGACTTTGCAAAGTGCGACACTGTGAGCCGTAGTTTACTCATCTTGACGCCGTTTGACATCTCCTTCACCTGCTCTATAGCCCATATTAACGCAGCTTCTGCGCAAAAACTACGCAGGTCCGAACCAGAGTACCCATCAGTCTGCCTAGCCAGAGCATTAATGTCTACTAGTGGATCCAGGTCCTCATCTTTCAGAAATAGCCGAAGAATCTTGGATCGCGACTCCTCTTCAGGAAGCCCGAAGAAGATTTTCTGAGGCAGCCGGCGATAAAACGCTTCGTCTAGATCACGAGGGCGATTTGTCGCCACCACGACAAAAGGAGCCGTGTCGCTCTTGGAAAGTCCGTCCATCTCTATGAGAAACTGAGTAAGGGCAGTCCGGTACCAGCTCTTGTCACTGGAAGAGCGACGGTAGAACAGTGAGTCCGCTTCGTCAATAAACAACACGCAAGGGAACATTGCTTTGGAGAGTTTGAACGCCGCTTTAATAAGTCTCTCCGTTTCGCTGACGTATTTGGAATGCACTGCTGCTGAGTCAATGGCAAGCATGCTTGCGCCGGAAGCCTTGGCAATAGCTCTGCAGAGATGCGTTTTGCCAGTTCCGGGAGGCCCGTAGAATAGTGCTCCGTTGATACGAATATGCTTAAGGAGGCAGCTGGATGCGACTTGCGGGTGGAAATCGGATAGCGAAACCAAGTGACGGACAGTCTCTTTTGTATCTTCATCCACAATGACGTCGTCGTACGTGCAATCGATGTCATCTAGCAGCATGCTCAGTACCGAGGTTCACATTGGGCAAATTCAGGTATAACTACCTGGGTTGATGATGCAGCTGATGAGCGACTTCTCCAACGGATCCGCAGCACTCTCAACTCTACGCAGTTTATCGACCCAACGTTCAGCCTTTGTCTCTGATATTTCGTTCGTATCCGGCCTGATTTTATTCGCAGTGCCCATCTCCACAGATGTCTCCGGGGCTCCCTCATTTGACTCGTCTGCTTCTTTTGGCTTTTCTGTTTCGCTCAGCTCTTCTCTCTCATCTGATTCTTCTGTCTGGCGGACTGTTTTCAGGAGGTCCAGACGCAGCAGAACAATTCGAACGTCCTCAGGATCAATATGGGACATTCCAGAGGCACGACCTGTTATCTGGGTGATAGCTCGCTGGAAGTCTCTTTCCTTCCATTGTGATGCTTCCACGAATTCATATcttccgtcgtcgtccagaTTCCAGGCTGAGTAGGGCTGGAACATTTCAAGAACTTCGGGGACAAACAGGTGAGGAATGCGCAATCGCAGGAAGCGTTTAAGTCGCCTGGTATTTATTATGCTTGTACAGTAGCTCCCGGTAAGGTCTACCTTCCCTTGAAAGCAGAAAGGGGTCATAGTGACGATCGATGCGCTGCCCGCTGATATCTTTCCGCCGACTTTGGGAAGTGAACCGTTCCCGGAGAAAGAGACCAGAAGGACAATTCCACGCCCCGACAGCCGTTTATCTCGAATGCAATCACGAAATCTTTCTAGAATATAAGGCCTTTTTTGTATCATTTCAGACGAATCCCGAAGGTAGAGAAGAAGTGGAGGAGGCTCTGTCTCAAGTGGCTGCGGGCTGATGACAGCTGTGGCTTCTGGTCCATTCTCTCTTGCTGTGTTTGGCCGAGATTTGGAAATCTGAGTGTCTAGGATCGCCGCGATGGCTTGTTCAGTTCGATTCCAGGCATTTTTGGACGCATGCTGCTCAGGTTGGGTGCCGAAGTAGCGCACCGCCATTCCAGCAAAGTAGTCTCGATTGGGTTCTTTCTTTGACTGCGACTCTGGTAATTTATTTTCTGCAATCATTCTCTGCTCTTGATGATTAAAATCCCATCCCAAATCTTCCAGGTCTTCCAAGTCTACAGACACGAGAGTTGCCTGGAGGTCTTTTGCTAGATGTAGGATGACTCCGTCAACAAAGGGCAAGTCGAGATCCCATGAGGAGCAAAGAAGAACAGCTGCATGCGATGGGGATAGCTTCCCTTCCTGGTCGCGCATCAGAAATGCAGCCGTGACATCTCGCAGCTCGGAGAAGCTATCGTGCGAAAGTTGGTATTCGAGGATGTCGACTTCCTGATCCAGTGTGCCAG
The DNA window shown above is from Metarhizium brunneum chromosome 1, complete sequence and carries:
- the Spast gene encoding Spastin, giving the protein MMSPLARKQASSQTKTSTELCSDFLLPPWFLSNKVKTTAELNDLPLPCRLVFRNANNVLDKQKASKPAYSTPVEQVLGKTPGTCKQESPNAASDSSGQDTGETNESGTLDQEVDILEYQLSHDSFSELRDVTAAFLMRDQEGKLSPSHAAVLLCSSWDLDLPFVDGVILHLAKDLQATLVSVDLEDLEDLGWDFNHQEQRMIAENKLPESQSKKEPNRDYFAGMAVRYFGTQPEQHASKNAWNRTEQAIAAILDTQISKSRPNTARENGPEATAVISPQPLETEPPPLLLYLRDSSEMIQKRPYILERFRDCIRDKRLSGRGIVLLVSFSGNGSLPKVGGKISAGSASIVTMTPFCFQGKVDLTGSYCTSIINTRRLKRFLRLRIPHLFVPEVLEMFQPYSAWNLDDDGRYEFVEASQWKERDFQRAITQITGRASGMSHIDPEDVRIVLLRLDLLKTVRQTEESDEREELSETEKPKEADESNEGAPETSVEMGTANKIRPDTNEISETKAERWVDKLRRVESAADPLEKSLISCIINPDDIDCTYDDVIVDEDTKETVRHLVSLSDFHPQVASSCLLKHIRINGALFYGPPGTGKTHLCRAIAKASGASMLAIDSAAVHSKYVSETERLIKAAFKLSKAMFPCVLFIDEADSLFYRRSSSDKSWYRTALTQFLIEMDGLSKSDTAPFVVVATNRPRDLDEAFYRRLPQKIFFGLPEEESRSKILRLFLKDEDLDPLVDINALARQTDGYSGSDLRSFCAEAALIWAIEQVKEMSNGVKMSKLRLTVSHFAKSLKKIRPSVSEKTLRDLSEFSRRFGEAHCNDASEDIGSTLPESMIPALNNSAKQSNSFMPGLSLAEDQKVTQREVVDGGPTRSKQKPDSNAVPSCSVADAPTEAPNPVIGRRPNGSLSKKRKREELE